The DNA segment GCACTTCCATAGTCTATGCTacagacaggaaacacacaaagGTAGAGTAGAAGAATATTAATCTTTTTAACCTGGTTGTAGTTGCCTTGGTATATTGATATGGACACTTCAGTATTTTAAGGGTAATTGTAACCAAGTTTAATTTTGTTATGAGTGTATtagatgtcattttttttttttacttgtaacTCACCTAATGAGGTGTGTGGAATCAAGTATAATTGTTTCATGAATTTCTTTTACATAGGATGTTAGTCTTCTAAATATATCATCACTCACATTGTCATGTCTTGTTGCATTTTAAAATGTCCTTGATAGTGTGGTAGAATGGCATGCTAGTTAATAATTGGAATGAATGTGAGGGGATCAAGAACACATGAAGTTGACTTGATAGGAGTCAGGTGGACAATGGCTACATCATGGAATCCATGCCATGAGGAGAAACCATCATCACTTCTGTTTTGGTCTGGGCATCTCCGACGAGTCTTCAGTTGGGTTGTATATCTGTCAACCTGCCTGCTGACCCGTGGTGGAGGCCCAGACCTCCCACTCCAGATAGATGTGCATCCACTTCCCTGCAGCCATTTGGATTACAGTAGTAATTCCAGGTGATATATTGTTAGTCTTGCTTTGGCTGAAGAGAGGTAACATTAGCTTTAAATGTTCTTGAGTCTCATCAATAATACCATTCATGTAAGTGTATACAAACTGGTAGTGTTATGATCAacactttcctcttatttctaaaAAGATTAGAGTTGCTAATCTTTCTCTTTAGAAAGGTTTTTAATTAGGTAAGAATGTGAATGatatgtgtgtgaatgtgtggtgccttgtctgggctacCCAGAGtgagattgccagcctggtatatagatgaATTGATAGAAGATCTTATCCAAGtcagaataacaagaacaacgaaTATCTGCATCATTTAGAGTGCAAAAGCAAGATTTAGCTTTTCTAATATATTTCACCATCCCACAGGTGGAATTTCCTGAAGCCAGAATATATGAAGAGACCCTCAATGTATTACTGTATGAAAATCGAACAGGCCCTGATGCAGAATTGATGCAAGCAACCTCCACGAGAGGAGCAGTGGCACCTGTTGTCTGCACCtctgatgatgaagaagaacgGCGGGGAGGTGCATGCTCTCAGTCTGGCCTTGGGCGGTTACGTTCTAACAAGAATAACTAGTTGGTTACATGATAGTCAGGGAGTGAAAGTGGGATCACCACATCACATTTGGATCTGTTTTCAGGTGACAAGTTGAGGTCTGTCTTATCTCCAGGGGCCTTGCTCAAGCCAATTTCCTAGAAGTTGCCTATGATTGTGGGAACTTATTCAGCTGACATAGGATTTGTATTTGGCTGTGGAGACTCTCTGACAATAATTGTCATAAGTTGTAGTGTGTGAGCTCACATagttgttattcatgagtcttTGCCCCTGAGGCCTGTGAATGGATGCCAAGTGATAGTGACTTGGCTTGTTTTCTCCAGAACAGACATGGGGGAACACCAATTAATTGGTGTCTTGACTGTGATTCCCAGACTATGGATGAATTTAGATGGCATTGTCTTGTTCCACCCTCAATTACTAAGGTCATTGTTATACAGAGGTAATTTTGTTTGCTAGGTGCTTTGTattgtgttttatatattttttttttatcagataggGAGAGATGGGCTAAGCTGTTGATGGGCTCTGCTTGGCTGCTTCCTCTCAGCATTTCCTTTTGAGCTTTGAGCATTTGTTATGTTCTTGGCAAATAGAGGGTCTAGTGAGGGACTTGCCTGATTATTTTCCAAGAAGCACTTCTGTGATGAATGTAATTTAAAATATATTCAGGGAAATTGCATTGTCAAGAGTTTGTGCATGATACTAATGACTGAAGGATTGATGTTACCTAAACAACCCCAGTAATGTTGCCATACTGGGAAATGTTATATATGTAGGCTACATATTGTAGGTATGAAGCATTCATTGTTACTCCCAGATACTGTCCTCAATTTCTGTGTTAGTGTCCTGTCAGAGGGGCCACACAGTCATAGGTTTTTATTTGTTGAAGATAAATTTTGAGAAAGGTGCATTgtgattatcattatttgtaTGAGAGTTTCTTAGTGTGAATGTTTGGTTTGTGAGGCAATTTTTTGATATAAAAAAGATGTTATGAATGCTTAGATTGATGATGGGATACTTTCTAGCAGGTTCAGGTGTGAGGCATTAGGGTAGGCCAGCTAGCAGATTGtgtagaatttatttatttacctactctctttttttattatacagtCATGGCTTCAGGAAAGTATCTGTATGGGATGGCATATGCCACCTACCATTCCATCAGTCTGTCAGCTTTGTTCACAACCTGCCATTCTCCTTACTCCCAGTTTCCCTTTTCTACCTGTCATTGCATTTCCTCTTCCATATCTGTGcactccttcctcacctcaacTGCATAGATACTTCTCCAAGACAAACTGTACCTCACcagttgaagaagaaaaatgtataaagtgagACAGTTCACATCATACAAATATTGTGTAAATGGTAATCTCATTAGATCTGTTAGGTTCATGGGGAAAAACTCATAGTGATAGATTCCTGAGCATTTGGTttgatactgaaaaaaaaaatccctgcaTTCAGAGTAGCTTCCTGGGTTGAACAACTGACTTGGTGTGTATGCATGTGACTGAAGCAAGATTGTAACTAGGACCAGATCCATGGATAATGCATATTGGTTTGGTGACTTGCAGTACTGGTCATTGTTAAAGTGTTAACAAATCAGTGTTAATGAAGGATTCTGTGTTGTAGCATCATTGTCTAGTGGTGGTGTAGTTATGAGGAAGGCTTCATAGTACAAGACAGTTGAGTTGTCATGTGGATGAGTTCCATGATATGGCAAGATAATGTGAAGTGGTATGGCTACTATCAGTCAAAGGTAGGAGAAGTACTATTAGAGCTGGAatgcttccttgcttcctcaATCACGTTAAGTGCTATATCCCaggaaatgtttgtgtgtgtgtagtccaTGCAGTGAGTTTGGGTGAAATACGCCACACCCATCTCTTGACGTTATGCCTTACTTCCATCaatcttttcatcatttcatgCTGAGCACAGGCACAAGGAAATGTTGTATTACAATTTTCAAATGGTATTGTTGTGCCTGTGGTCAGCAGGAATGATGTGATTGATGGAAACATGACGAGATTAGGTGTGGGGCTTGTTTCCCTTGGGCCCACCATTTCTAttattgatgataataacagtgaaGCCATTGGCCACTTACTGTTTGTGGCTATCACATTTGTTATCAACTCCTAACTGGCTTTTACTTGAATGTTATGGCTTCCACACATACCCAAAGAAGTAGTTCCTATGTTTGCGAAAGGGAAGTAGTGTTGCCCAGCAGGAAGTTATGCTGGTATTAATCAGGCCATACCATCCTATTCTGTGAACCATACCTCTTATGCAACCATTCCAAAAGACCTGTATCTTGTAGTTCTAATCCACATGGCCTTCATCTCTGCTACATACCTGATGCCCTTGACTGCTGATAACAGGGAGCGAATCCAGCTGGTCATTGCTGCTATACATGAAACTGGTCCTAAGCCTGACTGTAACTGCAGAGGTGCATATAAAAGCCATATCCTTGTATTCATCAGTATTCATGGCACTGGCACCATATGAACATTTATATACAAACTGTAGAGGAGTTGGGAAACAAGTCATGTTTATAAGAAACTTTATTGTCTTACTATACAAATGTGCTTAGGGAAACTACTCGCCTCTTATCATACTTGGAATTTTCTGAGGGAAccaatgttgtttttttccaaAGTACTTAGTAGATTATCAGAAAAACTTCAGATGCCAAAGTGTATACTCCTCTCTTTCAACTAAAATTTACAATTGGAGTctatacatttttattatttgttacttGAGGCTAATTGGTTGTCTCTGAGCAAGAGGAGTGTGTTCAAATTTTCAATATTACTTGTTCCTGCAAATAAgactcttgtttcttttcacaGATTTGTTCCATAGTTAATGCCCTTTTATCTTGTGTGCATTGGTGACATCCCTCACTAAGGGGgtatctttctctcacacacagacacacagatgtTGGGCTGTTACTCCTGTGGTAGTGGTCAGAAATTCTggactttatttatttctttgtcgGAAGAGCTCTGACAACCGGTTAGCCTTTGTATTAAGTTAGGTGACCTCCATTTGTAAGATTTAAATGAAGAGAGCATAATTTAGCTTATAATGTAACTTGATCACTCATGTTACCCTGACAAGGTAGCTGTTGGATCTGAGACTTTGTCCATGAAGTGTTCTTGTTTAAGGGCTAGTcttgttttttatataatgtgatACAAATAAATATTTACAAGATAAtgtgatataaataaatatttacataatacatgtttgttttAGTTCATGTCATAAACACAAGGGCATTGAAGGATGTTATGCTGAATAGAGTTGAATAAGAATCAAATCCCTGTGAATGAAAAGGCATTGGAGTTGCCTtcggtgtatatatatatatatatatatatatatgataagtGGCTGTGAGAAAGTCATTACTTAACTATAAAATATTGTTTAGTTAACACCTTTAACAGAAACATGAAGTGCTACACATGTGAACCTTCATCTATGTTGTATTTTGGCATAATGTAAAGGACAAAGATAATTTTTCTGCAGTCAtccataactaaaaaaaaaaaaaaaaaaaaatttgaagaaCAGTCTTCAGCTTGAAAACTGTTGAGTTACCACTGATATTGCAGAATACCCTAAAAGAGTGACATTAGTGATAAGTTTCTATACCTCTTGTCATTCAAGATTTGTACAGATTTGCTGAAAAGTCAGGCAAACAAtgcattccattttcatttgttGAAGTATGCTGCCATTGGGtcatctttcctcattcttcttatcTGGAAAGCCtcaatttcttcttctgttgGAGCCTGTGCATTGTACATCGAATTGaatttcctttgtctttcatCAATCTTCATTAGAGCAtcagcagcatcctcttccatcTTGGCTCGAATCAACGCCTCCCGCAGTTTCTTCTTgcgcttttcttccttctcttcttcattttctgattCACTACTTGATgagctgctgctactgctactgctctcagttttctttttcttctttctgttctttttcttcttctttttctgtttcttctctctatGCATTTCTAACaaagtcttttccttctcctcctctttttcttcttcttccttcacatcacCTTGTGGCTGCACTGTGGCCATGCTAGGTAGTGGTGCTCCACTGTTAGCTGCTTTACCAGCATCTCCTGTACAGTAAGAATTCTTTACAAAGGAGTGGCAACAACTGTATCCCCACCGGCCATCACGCCAATAGCTTCCCCATACACTTGAGTGGTTCCCATGGTACACATCTTCTTCATATTTAGAACGTACAGTCTGTTTCTCTGCACCCTTGATGACCTTGCCATGACGTGAGTATTCTACGTAATTTTCTGTCTGAGCCAAAAGCAGTTCAACAGGAGGAGTGTCTAGATGTTCTTTTCCACCATACTTCTCAAGGAGATCATCAGAAACCTTCTTTTTgaattcctcctttttctcaacAAACTGTTTTTGCAACAACTCCAGCTTTGTGGGTTCAGCTTGAAGACTCACGTCAACACCCTTTTCATAAGCATCCCAAGCAAACAGCTGTGCTTTGGCTTGGGTGACTGTGTCACCAGTAAAACGTACAAAATTCTCTCCAGCAAAATCATATTCATCCTCTTTCCTACCTTTGTATGGGTTGTCCCTCATGGAACGTGTCTTGGGGTCATAATAGGCAGAGTTGGGATCCAAGTTCCGCAAGTACTTAGCAGTGTCCTCACGAATCCTAAGATTGCGCACAGTGATTCTCTGCTTGCTGTCCACTTTGGTGCCTGGCATGTCCACACTCTCTGCATACTtgtcctcatcttcatcatcatcatctggcTCATCACCATTCATTTCCTCACCATCTTTCAGCTTCTTGGCCTTGATCTGTCGCTTGTAATCCTCCACCTTCTTATGCTCCTCCACTACTGCAGTGTATTCCTGTGGGTCAAAGCCATTCCACCTGTCCCGTTTTCCATCGAAATCCAGCTTGAGGGTTGGCAACGATAGGTCGTCAGGGGCAATATTCAGTGCATTGTACTTGGCACCAACCTTGCGTGGTCTCTCCATACACTCCTTCTTCTTGTGGCCCATTGCACCACAATTCTCACAGGCACCTTTACGATACCGAGTAGACAGTTCACCCTGCTGTCCACGGATGTAATGCTCATTCAGATGTGTGATGTCACTTTGTTTCTCTGGCTGGGGACGCTGGTGTTTGAGAGTTGGGCCCTGAGATCCAAAGTACCATGGTGCTGTGGAAATGTACTGTGGTATGTGGGGATTGATGTCCTTGCCCTCCTCATCTACAGCAGCAGGCACAGTGCCAGCTTTTCGGGCTTCTTCCAGTTCCTTggctttcttccattcttctcgtGTCTTTTTCTTTGGCTCATCACCCTCTGCCTCCTCGTGCTTGGACCGCAGGATGGATGACAGCGGGACACTTGGGGTGCTCATCTTGCCGGCTTTCTGTGTGCATAagaatagattaggttaggttagtgtcctttAGGGGGGTTCAGCAGTGGCAAAGCCCCCCAGTtcggttaggctaagttagtgtccttaagggtgGGGGtccaaagagaaaaagaaaacaggatgtATTGTGTTAAATTGCAATTTTACCATTTTGGATAGCAAAGTGGGGAGTAAGGGGAGCAGAGCCTCAGTGAGTAAGACAGGTGACTTTAAAAGGTTTGGATAGCATAGCAAAGGGTATGGAAGGGTGGTTATTCCCTATTTCTTGACTATTTATTTGGGATCTTCCCCAAAggcaaagattttttttctccttagacTTTTGGCCTTCCCCACCCTGAAACTGTGAtttcccaccaggtccccaGGCTTGCTAGTCCTGGAGAGGTGTGGcaataaaatacatgaagagccgctattggtaagatttacccctatttaatttttttttttttttttttttgtaggagggacactggccaagggcaacaaaaatccaataaaaaaaaaatgcccactgaaatgccagtcccataaaagggtaaaagcagtagtcaaaaattgatggataagtgtcttgaaacctccctcttgaaggaattcaagttataggaaggtggaaatacagaagcaggcagggagttccagagtttaccagagaaaggaatgaatgattgagaaaactggttaactcttacattagagaggtggacagaatagaggtgagagaaagaagaaagtcttgtgcagtgaggccacgggaggaggggaggcatgcagttagcaagatcagaagagcatttagcatgaaaacagcggtaggcaacattgcggcggtgagagagaggctgaagacagtcagttagaggagaggagttgatgagacgaaaagctgttgattccattcagtctagaagagcagtatgagtggaaccccccccggacatgtgaagcatactccatacatggacggatgaggcctttgcacagagttagcagctgtgggggggggtaagaaaaactggcggagatgtctcagaacacctaacttcatagaagctgtttttagctagagatgagatgtgaagtttctagtttagattataagtaaaggacagaccaaggatgttcagtgtagaagagggggacagttgagtgtcattgacgaagaggggatagttgtttggaaggttgtgtcgagttgatagatggaggaattgagtttttgaggcattgaaca comes from the Scylla paramamosain isolate STU-SP2022 chromosome 28, ASM3559412v1, whole genome shotgun sequence genome and includes:
- the LOC135114857 gene encoding pre-mRNA-splicing factor SLU7-like translates to MSTPSVPLSSILRSKHEEAEGDEPKKKTREEWKKAKELEEARKAGTVPAAVDEEGKDINPHIPQYISTAPWYFGSQGPTLKHQRPQPEKQSDITHLNEHYIRGQQGELSTRYRKGACENCGAMGHKKKECMERPRKVGAKYNALNIAPDDLSLPTLKLDFDGKRDRWNGFDPQEYTAVVEEHKKVEDYKRQIKAKKLKDGEEMNGDEPDDDDEDEDKYAESVDMPGTKVDSKQRITVRNLRIREDTAKYLRNLDPNSAYYDPKTRSMRDNPYKGRKEDEYDFAGENFVRFTGDTVTQAKAQLFAWDAYEKGVDVSLQAEPTKLELLQKQFVEKKEEFKKKVSDDLLEKYGGKEHLDTPPVELLLAQTENYVEYSRHGKVIKGAEKQTVRSKYEEDVYHGNHSSVWGSYWRDGRWGYSCCHSFVKNSYCTGDAGKAANSGAPLPSMATVQPQGDVKEEEEKEEEKEKTLLEMHREKKQKKKKKKNRKKKKKTESSSSSSSSSSSESENEEEKEEKRKKKLREALIRAKMEEDAADALMKIDERQRKFNSMYNAQAPTEEEIEAFQIRRMRKDDPMAAYFNK